The DNA sequence TCCCCACAGGGTGGGGAGGATAACTGTTGAACTGCAAGGCCGAATAAAAGATTGCAAGGCTCTCACTTACCGGCAAGATATCAAGGCTAGAGATATTGAGCAGTATAGATTGAAAATACTTCCAACACGTCAGGTACTTGAAAATTTGACTTCTTGTCTGGTCTACTTCTTGATGCGTGCAAGTTTATTGATGGTAATGTCTTGGATGGTAGAAGCTATTTCATGTGCTAGGGTTCAGTTGACATGATTGTTTTTAGCTGAAAGACATCTTAGGTAATTGAttgtttactctctctctctcagtgggGTTATGTTGTTATTACAACACCTGATGGCCTTCTGGACCATGAAGAAGCCACTAGAAGGAACGTGGGAGGCCAAGTGATTGGTCATTTTCATTAACCGTAATGTGCTCTCCAAATACAAGACGGATAATGCTGTTGGGCTATAAGGCAACGATGTACAGTCTGTCTCCCTGCACTGATGAACTTTATTCAAGCTTCAAATTGCTTTTGTTGTATCAGTTTTAGATACGACGGGTGGCAAATGACCATGGTTTCTCATTGTCTTAAAGGCATTTCACCCTTTCTTACAATTATTTGATTGGTTTGACATTTTTCGTAAGCAGGACTTGGTTCTCGATTCAGAAGAAGATTGATTTTTATGCAATCTATTCTGGAAGCGTGCACGAGTGAAATAGTAAGTCATGATTAATTATGTACTTGCTTTATGTGACACCTTAGCTGAATTATTTACAACATGAAGCTAGAGGAAATTTGTTATGCATGGAATATTGGTAGCAAATGGATAGATTACAGCCATCTTCAAAAGTTCAGTCTAAAAGATGGAATTATATTGATCTGTCTGGGTAGTTAAGTTCAATGCTTCTGGAAACAAACCCAACATTAACAAGCTCTAAGGTTCTGGTTAGCTTTCTAGTTGAATTTAGAGATGGTATCACCATCGTAACTTAATTAAAACCTGCCTTTACAAGTGCAGCACATAGCCGTTCAGTGTCATTTCTGCTTACATTCTCTTAAATATTATCATTTGCCCACTTATTCCAAAGCGCAAAATATATGTACCGAAAATCTATTGGACCTGTCTTGTTTATCTATTTTAAAAATGACATCgttattctgaattttttcatttttccttagAATATCGGCTCTGCATTAAAATGTAGCTGCTCTCTCTTATTTTTGCACATGTACAGATGATATGAGTGAGATCTCTCTGTGACCCAGCAATACCTTTCTTTATCTTGGGTGAAGAGTTGCTAGAATTGCTTGTCTACTCCAGCTTTTAAATATCTTTGAACTTAGGTTGGGGATGGGGTGTGCAGGTTTCACAGTGGATAGGGTATTTGCCTTAATCCGGGAACCTACCTAATTGTTATGGGGTCCAAGTTTTCGGAACTTGAAAGCTACCTTATAGGCTCTTGGAATCACCTTATAACATAGGTTCCAGGATACCTTTTTTTATTCAGAAAATTGTATTTGATGGAAACAAAATTGTTGAGGTAGTTATTAGCGCATTGTACCCAAAACGTACAGATTACATGATAAAATACATCTTCAGGTATCATGGACACGTAGCCCTAAAACGATAATGACATCGACAGtaaaagacaaataaataaattgtcgTCCATCCTTATAATCTTTGAGTTCACATGAATGCTTGTCTCAATGTATTGAGAGCATTTGAAATGTCTCCTTATAGACATAGCCAAGCACTCACAGAGAGGGAGGGCAGTATGGAGTTGGAGATTTGCTTCTTCTAATAGAATTGGGGATTGGGATCAACTAGAGCTTTCACACATACAAATGTGAAAACTTttcatgaagggaaaaaaaatactcaGTAACAATAAAGTACACATATAGTTATTGGATAATTATTACCTACACTATTAGtgtaagaattttcttacaCATCTACTGTTGGACATGTCACCCAAATGTCGTCTATGCAATAGTGAATGAGTAAAAAGTTCTTTGCACCGGCAATTTGCCCTGAACCTTTCATCATCGTAACATGCACCTGATGTGCGATGCCTGGTGGTATGACTCAAAACTTTGGAATCTGCCTATACTTAGCGGTTctgaaaatttggaatttggaacctacTTTGCAAGCTCTAGTAAACATCCTAAAACCTGCTCAACTGTGTCAGTTGTATAGGAGGGTCTGCAAGCTCCATAGTTTCTCCTACGCGCCCCTAGTTGGGGAGACTTGACAGAATTGTAGGGTTATGATCCTTAGCtattttgaacttgtgattTGTTTAAATCTGTTATAGGTCTAGAGAAACAGCATTGTGCATGGCCTTGAATAGAGACTATAGTAcaatgttctttttctttttcctttgggtTCTTAAGAATATGTATCTCTAAAAGGTTCTTTTGAAACGACCAGTGAAAAAGGGTTGCTGGCTCCTTTGTAGCTATTACAACCTCTTACATCCATCACTGCTGGTGGGTTGCAGGGCAATGGACCCCCTTCAATCTAATTAAAGAGGCTCTACTTGCTAATCTTTGATCCAATAAGAGATGCTCTTGCTTCCTGATTTTGTGGGGGTGGTGGGTCATTCTTCATTGCTCTGTTTTGTTAGATTTGGGAGCATATCGACTTGCTTTTGTTTGGCTTATGAGCGAGAAAGGGTCATTCCAAATGAATTGCCAATTCCCTCCCCTCCAAAGGACTTTGCATTAACTTTCCTTTGACAAAAGTACAAGAATTTATATGTTGGAAAGcatcatcatattttttcctcTGAAAGTAATTTTGCTTGCTTGTTTGATTTTAGAAGTAAAGTTATTTCCATTTCTGTTTAATTTCTCTGTCATGATGAAATATAGGAACTGGAGTTCCCATTCCATTCTATTCCTTCGTTTATTGTATTTTCACCTTTGTGCTTACTATCGTGCCGAACAAGTTTAGTGAATTCTTCCGAGTCGCCAAagagatcttcttcttcttcctcttttttgggATTGTTGTGCCATGCCTTGTTCTTGAAGTGTCATGgtatttatcttttgcttttatACGTTGGAGCTAATAACACCATAAAACTGTATGCATCTGTCCTCAGATGTTGACAGCTACTGGCCCGATTGCAGTTATGCTTATGCCAATGGAGCTACTAGAGTTTGGTGGCACCTTTTGTCATCATCCTAAATCAATAGATCTACCTTAAAGACGAGCAATATATGAGTCTAAATCAGTGGATAAAGGACTTCAGTTTCCATCTTTTATTAGATAGTCGGATGTTATTCatcaaagatgaagaagatagTCAGCTTTAGCTCTTGGTTCCAGTAAAAGATAGTCATGGAAGGAGAAATCGTACCAAACTATACAAGTCGATGTTTGTCTACAACTGCACAGGTCACCATGCATGttttatttgcttcttttgattgcttgatttcgTTGAACCTTCTGATGTTAAGTTGGTGTCTGAACCAATTAATAGTATCTCGACATTCCCTTTTGGTTGTGCTGACTCTAGAGCAGAGCGGTTTACTTGCAcagaaaaactccaaacttgattatatgcatcttttttttttcttgataatgTTCTTATCCAATGGGTCTGAGGAGTCTAGGTCTCATCCCTGATTTCCGCACCCGCCACTCTGCCTTTGCCCAGTGGAAATGCGTCGATGTAGCAAGCTCAGAAAATCTTCTCTCCAAAGTGTCCCACTGTCATTGCTTTTCTATCTGCAGATGCATATTATAGGTGTTAAAAACTAGTGTTGTTTAAGATCTGATTGCTTTGAGTAACGATGTTTGGCCTTTGTTGTTATTGCTCCTGTATAAGGAGGATTAATCGGATACTAACAAAGAGGAAAGACAAGGAAACTTAAACCTGTAATCAATCTACACAAATAGACAATTGTAAAAAGACAAGGATGATTAATCTAATGAAGAACCCACAAGGGAGTTAAATCCAAACCCAGGAATCCAGCAAAAGTACTTGAACCAGGGAAAGTGACAAGACAACCTACCTCGACTGATTTGTCTTTATTGGTTAAAAGAGCTCGTAGGAAAGAGGTGTACAAATATTGTGATACTTGCCTACTTGGGGCAGGCAGAGCAGAAAACCAGGAGCAAGACATGTACCTGTCTTAAAATTCAAACAGTGCGTGGGATCCGAGTTAAGTATTGTATTATTTAATTAAGCATGCTCTCAAGACAataatctatttttctttttaggtgGATATGATGTACAGAAAGGTCTTCCTTACCAATGAAGAGTGACATTTTCTATGGATGTTGGGCGCATTTCTTGAGTCCTACTCATACGCTTTACCAATTTGAAATTAGCTTCTTTGCATTTTGTCTCGTTATcaaagataaatgaaataacttatttatgattcatttaagtttgttatttatgattcatttaagtttgtttttaaCTCGTAATGTAACTCATTGATGACCCCCACCATTGAgtatgggttaaaatatgggttgtAGACCCATTTTGCTACCTGTACCTAGGAtacttttgtttctcattttggaACTCGTTTAGaaattttattatcattttaGAGCAATGAGTTAAGGAGTATATGTGCAAGAGATATTCTGTTTATACTCCTTGGACCGCCTTCAATGTCGTTGAGTTTCATGAGCAACCCTCTTCCGATTACACCATGAATTTATGATTCCCCTCCATTTCCCATGATCTTAGTAACTTTCCGTGCCCCATCACACGATCGCGGATTGATTGATCTCACAAATTAGAGGCATACACCACAAGTGACTTCATTCTTTATGTAACATCCCCTACTCTTCCCTGATGATTGGCCAAAGCCAAGTCGAAAGTGGCGGTCAGGTTTCGAGTTTGAGAGACCCTTGCAAAGGCCAACGAGCATGTGATATTTCTCTTAACGAATATACATCAGCCTCTGCTTGTAATCTGATCACGTGATAAATAAATGGGACTTTCGAGCTGTCGGGCTTCACGGTGTGCTACgtaatttgatcattgaaattaatACAAGGGAGTTGAGTTTCCAAAAGCATTGTACTTAATGGCAATTCTTCTGAACGCTTTGACTTCAGCTCGAGAAGTGAAAAAACATGGGTGTGAACGATGAGCTCTTAACAAAAATGTCACCAAGTTTGGGCCATGAAGAAACATGAAGAGTATATCCGAGCAAAAATAACCAAGCCGGCGAATGCACTGGCCTCTGGTCAGTGGCGGCCCGTCGGATCCGCCACTTCATCCTTCCAAGGCAATCAACGAGCGAGCCAACCAATGCGCACACAAGCGCGGGAGGAGGGGATCCACCCAAAGTCGCTGAAAAAGAAAGCGTGGGCTCGACTGGAGAGCAGCCCCTGCCACGTCGGTCGAGGCAAAGATACGCGCCGCGTAAGGGGGTTGACTGTAAAGTAAAAAGCAAAGTCATAGGATCGTACGGCCCCGTATTTGACGACGAGCCGCCATCACATTCCATCAGGGACGTCATCACAGCATCTGTTCCTAGGTGTGGGTCTCACAACTTGCCAAGCTGAACTCTAATGAAACCTCCCTGAGGAGTGACGTGGCTGTGACGAGAGGGCCAGTACTCTAAAACGGCGCCGTCGCCACAGTGGCCACATCACAGCACACAGCACGTCAACACAGTCAAATatacagtctctctctctctccaaatctacgAGTTAAGCCAGTCTCAAATCATGTCTCCACAAGTGGCTGCACGAGCAATCATGAGCATCTTGGGGCAAACTTTGCCATAACTTCTCTATATATTGCAGATTGCGAAACAGGACATCATGGGTACCTAAATGAAGTGGCCGGGAGTTTCCTGAAGAAGGACAGCAGAAAGGTGACAGCTTTTGAGCTACTGAGGTACCTGTTAGCTAGTGCTAAAATATAGCCTTAGCCTCAAATAGCTAAGACATAATTTAGCTAAGGTAACTTTTCTGTTTGGAGGAGAAGATGCAGTAGTTAAGTGTATCATGGGCTGTCTGTGGTTCCTTTGTGTTTTACCTTGTTTGGAAAATAACGGGTGAATGCACTTGTTATCGATGATAAAAGAGCGATTACTTTATTTCTGAGATCAAAAAGGAGTATTTATAGACTTAGGGTTAAGCCTACTATAATCACATAAATAATCCAAACTTGCTAATATTCTAAAGTAATAAACCCAATAGCACTCACTTCAAATAGAAAATCAACAGAAAATTTACCCAAGTAAAATTAACCTTCGCTTCTAGtttacttttagaaaaaaatcgCTAACTGGTACTCATTTACCCAAGTAAAATTGACCTCCGCTTCcgatttactttttgaaaaaatcgcTAATTGGTGATCGTTCTTGATTGAAAATCTTGACTTGATGAGTGAAACTTGAGAACAAACTGAGACTTGTCCTCTAAGCTAGGATTCATTTATGCTGTTCCAACCAATAAGCCACCATCCTTATCAGACACAAGGCTTTAATTATCCAGGTAGCCAATGTTATCAAATGACGAAACTGAGGAGGACAGTTGGTTTCACCAACATTGTCAAATCTCGAACAATTTGCCTGTTCCTTCCCGCTACATATAGATTTGTGCACGTTTGCAATACTTCAATTCTACTTCAGTACACAAGCAAATCGAGGAGAAGAACGCTACTCTATTGATTTGAATTATTTCTACATTTTTATACAACAATTAAAGATAAAAATCTGGTCTCCAACAGAGTTAAAGAAACATTTATCAATCATTCTCATATAATTCTTTTGAAATGATCGGAGGTGCATAACATACTTTCATTTCAGATGACAAAAGATCCAGCATTCGGTATATGCCCTCTGCCTCAGGATTTGATTTATCGCCAGCCACGAATTCATGATTGTTACAACCAATCTCGATCGAGCTAAATCCTGGTGTCTTTTGGATACCAAGattcttcattttcctcctGATCTTGTTCGCACCATCCCAGCTTCTATCTGCAGCATATATATTCGCAAGGAGCACATAATTTGAGTCAGAATCAGGGTCTGGATCAACTACATACTTTGCCAACCTTTCAGCTAACTTGACATCCTCATGAGTCCTGCAAGCAGCCAACAAAGATCCCAACACAATGTCGTTTGGTTTCATGGGCATGTTTTCTACAACATTTAGCGCATCCTCCAACCTGCCTGCACGACTATAGAGATCCACCAAGCAACCATAGTGTTCAATTCTCGGCTCAATTCTGTAAACATTCTTCATGATATGGAAGTACTCGAGCCCTCCATCAACTAAACCAGCATGACTACAAGCAGTGATTGCTCCGGTAAAACTAACTCCATCAGGCTTGAATCCTTCCTCCTGCATCCTGTTGAATAACTCCAGAGCCATCTCGGCATGCCCATTGGCTGCGAACCCTGCAATTATAGTGTTCCATGACACAAGAGTTCTCTGtggcattttctcaaatataagGTGAGCATACTCAATACACCCGCACCTGGAATACATGTCCATTAAGGAATTGCATACCCTTACATTGTCCTTGAAGTCTTGCTTCATGACAAACTTATGTATCCACAAGCCCAATCCAAGCGTTGCCAAGTTGGAGCACGCGGATATTGCGCCTATAATTGCGACGAAATCAGGCTGCACCCCAGACAGTTGCATCTCGCGAAACAACTCCAACGCTTTCTCAAAATGACCAGTCTTGACAAACCCATTAATCAACACTGTCCACGTTACAGCATCTCTGTGGGGCATCCTGTCGAACAGGTCTATCGCCTCCCGCATCTCACCCTTCTTCACATAACCATCGATCATCGTATTCCAAGTAACAGAATTCCTCACCCCCATCCCGTCAAAAACCATTCTGGCCAACTCCACGCGATCCAGCTTCGCGTACATGTTAAGGACAGCCGTGGCCACCATCACGTTTTCCGCCACCAATCCCAGCTTCCGAGCATATCCGTGAAGCGAAGCTCCGAGGAACTCGCTTCCGGACGGGAAACCAGCGCAACCCGAGAGAAGCGTGACGATCGTGATGTGGTTGGGCTGCACCCCAGACCGCATCATCTCGGAAAAGACTCCGACTGCTTCGGCCAATCGGCCATTTCGAGTGCAGCGAGCGATGGAAGAAGTCCATAAGACGGTGGGGTCAAGGGAGTGAGCGGGCTTGACGAAGGAGAGGCTGTGTCTAGTGGCGGCCTGCGTTAGCTTCGGAGGCTGTGGCGGTTGATGGAGCTCAGTGGGAGTGGCGGCGGTGGGGAAGGCAGGAAGGCTCATTGCTAAAGTTCAAATTACCGTTAGAAGAGGCCGTGTTTCATTTGGctctttataaacttttgtctttttcaatttttcctctcctttctcGAATTAAAAACTTGTACCGAATTAATATATATCCTAACAAAAATTTACCCATCTAATGAAATTAATGTACACTTAAAACTAtgattaacttatttttttttataatgaatgcatttttttcatttactttaGTTTACAGTGAAatggatagttttttttttttttacctatgcTCATAACATACGCATTATTCATCGTGAAAAGCATATTTTTAATGTTCACAAGGTTGTAGGTTTGCTTGCACAAAGCTAATTTTGCTTAAAAAAGCTAATTTGGATAgatactaggggtgagcaagatggCTGCCTGAACCAGTTAGTTTGGTCCGGTTCTCAAGGGTGCCGGTCCAATTCCCGATTTCATAAAGTCAGAGCTGGTGATTTTCGATCCGGTTTCCAATTTCAAGGAGGAATCGAATCGCTCGGACTAGACCGATGATTTTCCATTTACAAACCATGTGCTTCTTAATAAGATTGTCCCTTGCGGTGTATATCACAGCAATTTGAAGAAT is a window from the Rhodamnia argentea isolate NSW1041297 chromosome 8, ASM2092103v1, whole genome shotgun sequence genome containing:
- the LOC115735260 gene encoding 40S ribosomal protein S15a-2-like; this encodes MGRRILNDALRTMVNAERRGKAMVELRPISNVVSSFLKIMKDRGYVKSFQVHDPHRVGRITVELQGRIKDCKALTYRQDIKARDIEQYRLKILPTRQWGYVVITTPDGLLDHEEATRRNVGGQVIGHFH
- the LOC115735259 gene encoding pentatricopeptide repeat-containing protein At1g05750, chloroplastic; the encoded protein is MSLPAFPTAATPTELHQPPQPPKLTQAATRHSLSFVKPAHSLDPTVLWTSSIARCTRNGRLAEAVGVFSEMMRSGVQPNHITIVTLLSGCAGFPSGSEFLGASLHGYARKLGLVAENVMVATAVLNMYAKLDRVELARMVFDGMGVRNSVTWNTMIDGYVKKGEMREAIDLFDRMPHRDAVTWTVLINGFVKTGHFEKALELFREMQLSGVQPDFVAIIGAISACSNLATLGLGLWIHKFVMKQDFKDNVRVCNSLMDMYSRCGCIEYAHLIFEKMPQRTLVSWNTIIAGFAANGHAEMALELFNRMQEEGFKPDGVSFTGAITACSHAGLVDGGLEYFHIMKNVYRIEPRIEHYGCLVDLYSRAGRLEDALNVVENMPMKPNDIVLGSLLAACRTHEDVKLAERLAKYVVDPDPDSDSNYVLLANIYAADRSWDGANKIRRKMKNLGIQKTPGFSSIEIGCNNHEFVAGDKSNPEAEGIYRMLDLLSSEMKVCYAPPIISKELYEND